The nucleotide sequence AGGGTTTATCGATGGCTTCTACTTCTCGCAAGAAGTCGCGCAGCGGACCGAAGTCCGCCCGGCGCCCGTCGAAGGCTCGACCGACCCGCCGACCGGTCCGTCGCCCGACGGCGAAACCGAGGAAGCCGACCCCCCGACGCGCCCCTCCCCGCAAGAAGGTCGTCGCGAAGAAGGCCGCACGTCCGAAACCGAAGATCCCCGTCAAGTCCGCGCCTCCGCGCAAGGTCGTGCCCGCGGCCGCGGAAGCCCCCCCGAGCCCTCCGCGCCTCGGAGACGGACGTCGCCACGTGCTCTCTCTGTCGTTCCTGCGGGACGGCGACGAGTTCCTCGCGCGCATCGAGACCGACGCGGGGCATATCACCGAGTTCAAGCACCGCGTCCTCGACCAGCTCCTCAGCCTCGTGGCGAGCGAGCTCGAAGATCTGCTCGAGTGAGCGCGAACCCGTCCCTTAAGGGCGGGAAACCGCTCGGGTCGGCGTGAAGAGCCGCACCGAATACATCGTATTGAACACGAAGACCCCGCGCGAGTTCGTCCGGCTCACCGACCGGGTGCGGGCGATCGTGAAGGACAGCGGGATCCGGGAGGGGCTCGCCCTCGTCTCCGCGATGCACATCACCGCGGCGATCTACGTCAACGACAACGAGTCCGGGCTTCTGGAGGACATTGCGAAGTGGGCCGACCGGCTCGCCCCTCCGGGCGACTACGCGCACCACCGCACCGGAGAGACGAACGGCGACGCGCACCTGAAGAACCTCCTCCTCGGACATCAGGTCGTACTGCCCATCACGGCCGGAGATCTCGACCTCGGTCCGTGGGAGGAGGTCTTCTACGCCGAGTTCGACGGGCAGCGCCCCAAACGGGTCGTGGTCAAGATCATCGGCGAGTAGGCAGCGGCTCATCCGCGAGGTGCGGATCGCTCTGCACCGCGTACGGGTCGACCGGGCGCACCAAGGGCCGATCGATGTCGACGTTCGGGATCTTTCGGGCGATCTCGCGCGCCATCGCCGAACAGGTCGACGGGGGTACCGGGTGAGCGGTGTAGCCCGGGAGAGCGAGGTCGTACGTCACGAACTTCTTCTCGGCGATCGTCTCCCACACGGCTCGGAAGACCCGCTCCGCCGCCTCTCGCTCTCCGAGATGACGGTAGAGGAGTTCGATG is from Thermoplasmata archaeon and encodes:
- a CDS encoding secondary thiamine-phosphate synthase enzyme YjbQ yields the protein MKSRTEYIVLNTKTPREFVRLTDRVRAIVKDSGIREGLALVSAMHITAAIYVNDNESGLLEDIAKWADRLAPPGDYAHHRTGETNGDAHLKNLLLGHQVVLPITAGDLDLGPWEEVFYAEFDGQRPKRVVVKIIGE